CCGGAATCGCCATTTAAGGTGTCATTATCATCACCGCCCCGCAAGGTGTCATTCTCGTTACCACCATTCAGTGTATCTTCACCATCGCCCCCCAGAATACTATCGTTACCACTCGAAGCGTTTACGAGGTCATCACCCGCAAGAGCATCAATGACATCCGCCACACCTGTGCCAGTCAGCACATCATCAAAGACAGTCGGTCCACCATTAGGGTCCGCCCCTGCATTCATACCAATAAAGTGATCCACCGTGAAATCATCACGGTTTAGATTATAAAACCGTAACTGCTGGCCATTCCCCAGCTCCACATAAACATGCGCGCCCACTTGCGTCACATGACTATCGAAATACAGGTCACTAAATGCAGTTAAGTCGACCTTATCTGTCGTCGTAGCGGGAGCAAATGAATTGATAACATCATATTGGTTTGCCTCGACTCCGATGATGAATAGATCGGTACCCGCATCGCCCCTCATATAATCGCGACCAAGGCCTCCGATAATCGTATCGTCGCCGCTTCCACCATAGATAACATCATTGCCTACACCCGTTGAAATATAATCACTTCCGCCTTGCCCTGAGATACGGTCATTACCTTCATGGCCGTATATTACGTTTGCGGCGTTACCTGCGCTATAAGTTCCTAAAACTTGATCAACATACGTTCCCGTTGCAACGGTAGTTCCACCATCGGTCAGCGTAATATCATCGAGTGTATTAGTGTAGAGCAGGGTTTCGGCCCCTGCGATCAGCGTGATACTGCCGGTTTCACCGCCTACGGCTGTCCATGTGTAGGTAACGTCGCTTGCAAAACCATTGACGATTTTCCACACATATTCATCGCCGGCAACGCCATCGACATTTCTCTTTCCAAGCTCTGTAACCGTAATAGACATAAATAAGTAGGTTCTTCCGAGTCATGATTGCTGTTTCAGTATGCATTACAAGGTGTTAATAAATCCTTTAAACAAGCTCGTAAGGTATGGGTGCTTGATAGGGAATATAACTGTCATTGGGTTAGCGCTAAGCAAACACTTTAAAAACCCTATCCTTAAAACTTCAACAGAACCGCAAGACGTCCCCATTACCAATACTAAACATATTGGAATGCGCCTTATTATTGGGTTGGAGAAACTAGGGTTCATTGTTGGGTTTTTAGCGCCCATTCTTCTTATTGCAGCAGTGCTCGGCGTAGCTGCACTCATTGGCTATATCAACTTCACGTATTTTTCTGGTTAAACCCTAAACGCAGAACGCTTCCCCTAACGGATTAATCAACCACGTTCGAGAAGGCGCTATAATACGTGTCGTATTCAGAATTAATGCATGTAGGTGCATACTTTTCTGTTAGAGCCGTCATTAGCGTACAAAACGACATCTTCTTTGCGCTCCCAGCGGTCTCTTGCGATGTTGTTAGGCATTTCAAATGAGTATAAAAAAGTGCTATCGCAATTGTTAGATCGACCGCTAGAGAAAAATCCGCACTTGTGCCCACTCTTTTTCACATCGTTTTGGCACGCTTTTAAGTCAGTCCACACCTGATATGGGCTGGCATTGTGCATAAAGACGAGATCGCCCTCGGCCAAAGCCGGTGCGCTCATTGTTGAAAAGGCTGCGATCGCGGCACTAAAGGTTATTAGTTTTTTGATATTCATTTCTTTTGCTTCCTCAATGTTAATTATTTAAGCTGCTATTGCAGCAGACTACCTCATTGTGTGAAGTCTACCAGAAGAATTTTATGCATAGTTGATATTTTCAGTACCCCCCCCCCTTACGGCAGTACAATGTACCTTCATTGACCCGGATACGGGCAATAAGGCGCCTATTCCTTCGCCCAAGCTCTCTATGGGTATTGGGTTGGCACGAAAGACCGAATGGGTGCTCTATCCCCTCCGAGCCAAAACGCATCGTAGCCATCTCCGAGAGCGTTGGAGGTTACGCCTATCAAGCGACCGATGAGGAAGCCTCTATGCCATCAATGTGGTGGCCACTTGCGGAAGATGCTCAAAAGCATCTATCGAGAAGGCTATCGCTATAGCAAAGGGTCTATTCTGTCTAGTTATGCCGCTACAGCCTATTACAGCTTCATGCTATTGATGGGAGGCAAGGTGAGCGAGCGGCTTGTTTTGGTGGCGGGTTCGACTCCTAATTAGACTAAGAAGCTATTGGCTTGACCATTGGGGGTATATTCCATTGCGGTTTCATATTTTTTCATGTCCGCAAGAATAGCAGCAGTCTCATAAGTGTTGTCGGGGTAAGTATGCTGATAGAGCTGCCAAAATAATTTGAGGTTTGGATGTTCCGACTCATCGAAGTGCTGCTTGAACTTCTCAAAGTCATAGAGTTTCAGCCGTTCGATGCCCTTCCCCAAGTTATTATCTGACAATGTACCGATAATATGTCCATTCCCACTTGATTTCATTTTCTCACGAAACTCCACCCTTGTTACCGCCTCATACTGGTCATGGTAGAAATTTAGCGATGTGGTCCTTTATGAGGGCCTTCTTATTCGCCGATTGAGATAGCTTATCATAGATATTAACCTGTCTTTGGGCTGTGCGTGCGCCATAGTAGTAGGTTTCTCCAGTATGGCGCTTCTTGCATAGGAAAGTGGCTTTACGGGCATTCGTGGTGACGCGATGGGCTAGGCGGTTGATTCCAACATTCAGTATATCAATGGCGATGTCGATTCGGTTGATGACTGCATTCATAGTGAAGTTAGCGAAGGCCTCATGGTCTGACGTGAAGAAGTGGTAGAAAATCTGCTGCGCCATTTCTGTGCGCTCCTCTGCGGATAGTCGTGCAGGATTATACTCAATGCGGATGCTCTCAGGCTTGCTATGGATGTTTACGTGATGTTTGCCGATTTTCATTCTTAGGGAATGTTTGTAGTTGCTGATTTTTCTACCCTTCGAGAATATAGCATATTCAGGTTCTGCCACCGTATCCTCGTAAACGTGGGGTATGATATCGCTGATTAGCTTATGCTGGGTGTTATCCTGATATTCCCATTGGAGTACTCAAAGAGAAGCAATGCGGACTTACCGTCGTAAAGTTGCTGCATTAGAAGAGAGTCAAGTTTGGGCAACATTCCGAATTGCACAACGACAAGATAGCCGAACTTATCGATTACACCCTCGCTTTCATCATCTCGTGCAGCGTATGGACTTGGCAACTAATGACGAAAGCCTTTCAGTGCCACGTCCGGCTGATTTATCAGATGATTAACTCAAAAATCATCACTTCTGGACGCTTTAACCGAACCGACTCCCTCTCTATGCTTTGGAGTACCCTCTAGGCTCCGTCCCCCTAATCTATCATCTTGATGCCTTTGGGGCGCTTGATGGCTTCTGGCAGGTCATCGGCGGGGAGTACGCGCTGGTAGGAGCCGCTAGTCTGCACCATCACCCGTGAGCCTTTGGGGATGAGATAATCCCCTTGGTTCATATTCTGCACAATGGTCATGGTTTTGCCTTTCTCGGTAGTGACGACATATTCAACACCGACTTTATTCGCCGCTGCTTGCTCTGCCGCTGCACCTGCTACGGCTCCAACCAGTAAGCCTGCACCTGCCGCCCATATCTGCCCTGAGCCGCCACCAACATAAGAACCTGCGCCTGCACCAACTGCACCACCGATGGCAGCCCCTGCGCCCGTATTCTTGCCTGTAATGCCCACATTGCGGGAAGTAATTACGGTACCAAATACCACAATGGTACTGCGCCCTACCTCATCATATTTATATTGGCTCATGCCTTGTGGGGTGGCACAGCCTGCAAGGAGGAGTAAGCTGGTGCAGAGCGGTAAAATCATTTGTCGTTTTTTCATGGTATCATTCCTTATGGATTAGTTGAGAGTGCTGAGGGTGCGGATAAAATGGGTGATATTTTCGGAAATGGCTTTACCTGTCACTAGCCTTGCCCGCATGTGTCCATCAAAGACATCCCCCATAGACAGAGTTGCGGGGATGGAGACGGTTTCGGCATAAACCTCTTTGCCATTAGATTGCTGTGTAAGGCGGTAATGGATGCTGGCAATGGCTGACATCTCCCAACCTAATATATCCTGCTCAATGCGCTCTAAACGGGCAGTAAGCAGATAGCGGGCAGAGTCTTTACCACGATTGTAAAAGCCGGAATTGGTAATGCCGTTTAAAATAGCCTCACGCAAAGCGGGCGGTGTGATAACGCCTGCGGCAAAACTTCCTTTGGCGCTATCCGCTATCGTCACTTCTCCTAGCGTGATGCGGTTATCATATTTTGGATTAGCGGGCAGTGTCTCCACCATCCCCGACTGCATCATCATATGCTGGCTCGTCATCGGCGGTATCATATTGCAGCCACCTAGCGCTAATGCGGTAGTGGCTATTATCATTTTGGTAATCGGGTTCACGGTTTAGCTCTCCTCTTGTGGTTCAACAAAAAACTGCCAGCCCTTGCGGACGGACAGTCTGGGAGTTTACAAAATCCAACTTCAGAAGAAGATTCCCGCTGGTCTTTAGGGAAACCCTTGGACATACACCAGCGGCTCCCAGACACTCTAAAAGAGGAATCCGGGAGTATTATGACGGATACTAACCGTCTGAAGTTGAGAGGTTGTAAAGCCCCGCGCAGTTTCATATTAACTACGCAAGGCAGAGGATACACAGTTGAGAAGATTAGGCAAGTAGAGAGCTTTTCGAGTTAAACCATCATGGGTGGTTTCAACGCTTTATTGTTTCATGGGCAAAACCGTTCCCGTATGCCTTGCTATTGAAAAAGCGGTCACGATATCGTTTTTACCAATTATCATCTCTATTACGTTTCCAACGCACAATGATTTTAACATATTATAGATTAATGGGTTAGGAGGCTTTAGCTCGCTATTAAATTTGGAAATCGGTCACATTATCGTTGGTTGGAGCCGCCTGCTTTGGTATAATAAACGCAGGAGATTTACGATGATAGAATGCCGTTATTGCGGAGATGAAAATCTTATTAAGGCTGGGTTTATAGGAAATACTCAGCGCTACCACTGCAAAGGGTGTAAGCGTCATTATCAGTTCGCAAATGATGAATATCTCTATGACGGGTCGGTAAAAGAGGCCGTTGCTGAGATGCGATTAAAGGGAGATAGCTATAAGAAAATCAAGCAATTCTCCGGCGCAAGTGAATCCTCTGTAAGGCGGTGGATGAAAGAATACCTAAAAAAACATAAGCGCGATTTAGAAGGCAGGCTAATGAAGCTGAAAGCAACCCCTATCCCTTGCGAAGAGGTCAGAGCCTATGCGGAGCATTATGCCATAAGCGAATATAATTGCTTCATGGTGGTGCAAAACAAAGAAACCGGTGAAGTTGAAGAGCTAACCACCGTTATATTTCCAGAAGGCCGTCAATCAGTGAGGTATAATCGCGGGAAGTGGTTGCCCCCTCAGCAATGGGATTTTAACTGAGCTATTTCTGGCCGCTTTCAGAATGTTTAGCGCGAGCGAACGATACTGGCTGATTGCCGCTAAGAGTCATCATCACTGTCTTTTTATATTGGAGTACACCCTAAAATTTGGTACCATTTAAGAGCTGGCGCTTAACAAAAAGAAGGAAAAAATAATGAGTGATCGTTTATTTGAAAAATATGATGCCTATCGCCTACAATGGTCGAATCGAAACCCCTTAAATCCGCATGAAGGCCACTTCGGACTTACTAAGGGCTATGACATACCAAAAGTCGTGAAAGACGAAATGGAGCGTAGAAAGAAAGAGCGGCTGCAATTTGAAGAAGAGGCCAGAATCATCCTCAATTATGATTGCGATCAACTTGATAAGTAGCGAAACACAGTTCTATCCGTAATCCCAAGTGCCTTGGCAATTTCCGGCGGCTTTAAGCCCTGTGCCTGTAATTCCTTTGCCCGTTTGGGTTTTGCCTTAGTCGTGCCCTTCTTCCGGCCTTTGTAAATACCTTTAGCTTTGGCAACTTCGATACCTGCAGCTTGACGTTCGCGGGTTTGTTCTCGTTCAATTTCTGCTATTGCAAATAAGACGCTGGCCACCATTCGCCCGACGGTGCCGGAAAGGTCAATTTGCTGGGTGACGGATACCACCCTTACTCCGGCATCCACCCATTTCGTGATGGTGTTGATTCCATCGACCAACGAGCGGGCAATACGGTCTAATTTGTAGATGATGATGGTTTTAACTTCTCCGGCAAAGATAGCTTCCGCCAGTTCATTGAAACCAGATCGGCTGAGATGGGCTCCGCTTTCTCTATCCACAAACCAACGTACCTCATCTGGATCGAACCCATGCGCTTTTATCCATTTTGTGATTTCAGCCTTCTGACTATCCGTCTTCTGGCCGTGGGTCGAAACCCGTATATATGCAGCTATGGTCATGTCAAAAAGACTATACCCATTTTGTCGGTATAATACGAGCCTCTTTTGATAGGGTTTCTGCGGGGCGGAG
The sequence above is drawn from the Rickettsiales bacterium genome and encodes:
- a CDS encoding calcium-binding protein; the protein is MSITVTELGKRNVDGVAGDEYVWKIVNGFASDVTYTWTAVGGETGSITLIAGAETLLYTNTLDDITLTDGGTTVATGTYVDQVLGTYSAGNAANVIYGHEGNDRISGQGGSDYISTGVGNDVIYGGSGDDTIIGGLGRDYMRGDAGTDLFIIGVEANQYDVINSFAPATTTDKVDLTAFSDLYFDSHVTQVGAHVYVELGNGQQLRFYNLNRDDFTVDHFIGMNAGADPNGGPTVFDDVLTGTGVADVIDALAGDDLVNASSGNDSILGGDGEDTLNGGNENDTLRGGDDNDTLNGDSGNDSLYGGNQNDTINGGAGDDRLYGDNNNDVLDGGAGNDIIYGGNGDDTIIGGLGRDYMRGDAGTDLFIIGVEANQYDVI
- a CDS encoding recombinase family protein, whose product is MTIAAYIRVSTHGQKTDSQKAEITKWIKAHGFDPDEVRWFVDRESGAHLSRSGFNELAEAIFAGEVKTIIIYKLDRIARSLVDGINTITKWVDAGVRVVSVTQQIDLSGTVGRMVASVLFAIAEIEREQTRERQAAGIEVAKAKGIYKGRKKGTTKAKPKRAKELQAQGLKPPEIAKALGITDRTVFRYLSS